In Streptomyces sp. NBC_01231, the sequence CTTCGAGCGGTTCGTACGGCTCGACGCCGCCCGCAGCCGCGACGACGGCGGTGCGGGGCTCGGTCTCGCCATCGCCCGGGACGTCGCCGTGCGGCACGGCGGAACCCTCACGGTCGGTGACGCGCCGGCAGGCGGAGCCCAGTTCGAACTCCGCCTGCCGGCGATCGCCTAGGGGGCGATCCGAACGACACCCCTATGTCTTCGGAGTGGTCCTCAGGGCCGTCCCCGCTGCCCGCGGAGGTGTTCCGCGATGGGCTTCAGGCCCTTGTCGAGTTCCGTCAGGGAGTCGGGGGACAGCAGATCGATGAAGTGCCTCCGCACGGACGCCACATGATGGGGCGCGACCTTCTTCATCGTCTCCAGGCCCGTCTCGGTGAGAACGGCGTACAGACCTCGGCGGTCCGACTCGCAGTTCTCGCGCCGCACGAGATCCGCGTTCTCCATGCGGGTGATCTGGTGGGAAAGGCGGCTCTTGGACTGGAGGGTGGCGGACGCGAGGTCGCTCATCCGCATCCGTACGCCCTCCGACTCGGAGAGATTCACGAGGATCTCGTAGTCGTTCATTGTCAGGCCGAACGGCTGCAGGTCCTTTTCGAGCTGGTACGTCAACAGTCTGTTGACCTCCAGGTGGGTGCGCCAGGCGCACTGCTCCGCATCCGTCAGCCAGCGTGTGGCCGTCTCGGTCTCCATAAATGAAGTCTACCTAAAAAGTTGAAAGGCGAACTAGTGAGGGTGGCGGTGACATCGGCGCGCACACGTTCGACGTCACACTCCGCAGACTACCGCTCACAGCCCGAAGCGACGCTGGAGGTCCCCCAGCTGTCCGGGAAGACGCGGTGCGCCCGCCTGCTGTCCGGGGCCCGCGGGGCCCCCGCCGCCGCCGGGCACTCCCGCCTGCTGCGGAACCGCCCCCGTGGCCTGCTCGGCCATGAGCGCCTCGGACGACTGGAGGAGGACCGTGCCGGCCCCGACGAACTCGAACTGGTGCTCCTCCCCGGAGGCCCCGCCGAGGCCCGTCATCGCACGTAGACCGCCCATCAGGCCGGTCATGTAGCCGTGGTCGTAGTGATGGCACGGAGAGGGGCAGTCGGCCCAGCCGACGAGCGCCTGCGGGTCCACCCGGATCGGCGGTTCCATGAACACCACGGGGCCGTTGGAGGCCGCCACGAACTTTCCGGTTCCGATGAGTGTCAGAAAACCTGGCACGATCGACTGTTTGAGCGCGAGAGTTGGCTGAAACGCGAGCAGGTTGCCTGAGCGAATGGTCAGATTGCCGTTCTCCAGGTCGTAGGAGTTCACGTCGAAGGCCCGGTCGGCGAGGAGCATCTTGCCCGAGCCCTCCGCCACCACCCAGTCACTGGCGTGCAGAGGCGAATGGAAGGACGTACGGACAAGGCGGTCAAGTCGCCCGTGCCCGATGCCGTTGAAGTCCATCGAGCCGTAGTAGGCGATCATCTTCCCCTTCTGCAGGAACCACTGGCTCCCCTTGAGCTCCACGCAGAAGGTGTAGTTGTTGACGTT encodes:
- a CDS encoding AIM24 family protein, with the translated sequence MYGAPGGGPTVFDPMTLPSDDNVNNYTFCVELKGSQWFLQKGKMIAYYGSMDFNGIGHGRLDRLVRTSFHSPLHASDWVVAEGSGKMLLADRAFDVNSYDLENGNLTIRSGNLLAFQPTLALKQSIVPGFLTLIGTGKFVAASNGPVVFMEPPIRVDPQALVGWADCPSPCHHYDHGYMTGLMGGLRAMTGLGGASGEEHQFEFVGAGTVLLQSSEALMAEQATGAVPQQAGVPGGGGGPAGPGQQAGAPRLPGQLGDLQRRFGL
- a CDS encoding MarR family transcriptional regulator — translated: METETATRWLTDAEQCAWRTHLEVNRLLTYQLEKDLQPFGLTMNDYEILVNLSESEGVRMRMSDLASATLQSKSRLSHQITRMENADLVRRENCESDRRGLYAVLTETGLETMKKVAPHHVASVRRHFIDLLSPDSLTELDKGLKPIAEHLRGQRGRP